A stretch of Planococcus citri chromosome 5, ihPlaCitr1.1, whole genome shotgun sequence DNA encodes these proteins:
- the T3dh gene encoding probable hydroxyacid-oxoacid transhydrogenase, mitochondrial has product MRSRVLNLMEVVSSASCRCPAHSSPGSLRSTLTKGYTSTLNSSTDKEYAFEMACSTIRYGLDVTKEIGMDMVNMNVKKVCVMTDPYLSSLKPVKVTLDSLSKNGIEFELYDKVRVEPTDESLEEATKYVRSIQFDAFIAVGGGSVMDTAKAANLYSCDPDAPLLKYVNAPIGDGTPITIPLKPLYAIPTTSGTGSETTGVSIFDYKPLKAKTGIAHRSLRPTMGIVDPLHTLSLPERVTAFSGFDVFCHAIESFTAIPYTERTPRPVNPIYRPAYQGSNPVSDVWAVFALNVIRKYFKRAVYNADDIEARSNMHLASTMAGVGFGNAGVHLCHGLSYPLSGNVKKFIPEGYSKDHPIIPHGLSVVMSAPAVFEFCASACPERHLEAAKLLGADVTNAKKQDAGKILADIIRQYMLDMKIENGIGALGYTKDDIPGLVQGTLPQHRITKLAPRPQSEEDLSLLFENSLTVY; this is encoded by the exons atgagatccAGGGTGTTGAATTTGATGGAAGTCGTGTCCTCTGCATC ATGCAGATGTCCGGCCCATTCTTCGCCAGGTTCGCTTCGAAGTACGTTAACGAAAGGCTACACTTCTACGTTGAATTCGAGCACTGATAAGGAGTATGCTTTTGAA ATGGCCTGTTCTACCATTCGATATGGTCTCGATGTAACCAAAGAAATAGGCATGGATATGGTGAACATGAACGTAAAGAAAGTCTGCGTGATGACCGATCCTTACTTAAGCTCGTTGAAACCGGTCAAAGTTACTCTTGATTCTCTATCCAAAAATGGAATCGAATTCGAACTATATGATAAAGTTCGAGTCGAACCGACCGATGAAAG TTTAGAAGAAGCCACCAAGTACGTCAGATCCATACAGTTCGATGCTTTCATAGCAGTAGGAGGAGGATCAGTGATGGATACTGCCAAAGCAGCTAATTTATACTCTTGCGATCCAGATGCACCTTTGTTGAAATACGTCAATGCTCCGATCGGCGACGGAACTCCGATAACCATACCTCTGAAACCATTATACGCCA tACCTACAACTTCTGGAACCGGTAGCGAGACTACAGGAGTTAGTATCTTTGATTATAAACCGTTAAAAGCGAAGACTGGTATAGCTCATAGATCACTTAGGCCTACGATGGGTATAGTTGATCCTTTACATACGTTATCACTTCCTGAACGTGTGACTGCCTTCAGTGG ATTTGATGTATTTTGTCACGCGATTGAATCTTTCACAGCTATTCCCTATACTGAGAGGACTCCCAGACCTGTTAATCCCATTTATAGACCGGCCTATCAAGGAAGTAATCCTGTCTCCGATGTTTGGGCTGTGTTCGCGTTGAATGTGATTAGAAAGTATTTTAAAAG AGCTGTTTATAATGCTGATGATATAGAAGCAAGATCAAATATGCATTTAGCTTCTACGATGGCTGGAGTAGGGTTCGGTAACGCTGGAGTTCATCTGTGCCACGGATTGTCTTACCCTTTGTCTGGAAATGTTAAGAAATTCATCCCAGAAGGATACAG CAAAGATCATCCGATTATTCCCCATGGACTATCAGTCGTGATGTCAGCCCCAGCTGTGTTTGAGTTTTGTGCTTCCGCATGTCCTGAACGTCATTTAGAAGCTGCCAAGTTACTTGGAGCAGATGTCACCAATGCTAAAAAACAAGACGCAG GCAAGATATTAGCGGATATTATACGTCAGTATATGTTGGATATGAAAATAGAAAACGGTATCGGCGCGTTGGGATACACAAAAGATGATATTCCTGGATTGGTTCAAGGAACTTTGCCTCAA CATCGAATTACCAAATTGGCCCCAAGGCCCCAGTCAGAAGAAGATCTCAGTTTATTATTCGAAAATTCGCTCACAGTGTATTAA